From Paludisphaera rhizosphaerae, the proteins below share one genomic window:
- the gatB gene encoding Asp-tRNA(Asn)/Glu-tRNA(Gln) amidotransferase subunit GatB: MSSSLPYEVVIGLEIHVQLQTESKMFSWCGTEFGLPPNTQTDPVSLGLPGTLPVMNRKAFELALKTAVALGAKITPFTKWDRKNYYYPDLPKNYQISQYDLPFSTGGSLDIPVRKDGGGGGVCTLTRVHLEEDTGKLTHGVGEYSEVDLNRAGIPLLEIVSEPEIRSAADARGCLEELRLTLRYLGVSDCEMQEGSLRCDANVNLHIHKDGKTIATPIVEIKNLNSFRAVEKAINYEADRQYAKWQKDGLTIKDAPKGTWGWDDELEKTKPQREKETAADYRYFPEPDLVPVVVDEAWLERVRATIGELPAARRKRYEGDHGLSAYDANVLVEQGDDVAAYYDAVVAAGGESKLASNWIQQDVLRTIKDRKIAIADFPVGPEALADLIGRVKRSELNTNQGREVLGRMIETGDAAEKVIELGGYKMVSDNDAIAKAVEAALAANPQAIEDLKGGKKKPEAVKGFLRGQVMKQTGGKANPAIVGELLEAKLAEILA, encoded by the coding sequence ATGAGCAGCAGCCTTCCCTACGAAGTCGTCATCGGCCTTGAGATCCACGTCCAGCTCCAGACCGAGAGCAAGATGTTCTCGTGGTGCGGCACGGAGTTCGGCCTGCCGCCGAACACGCAGACCGACCCGGTCTCGCTGGGGCTCCCCGGAACCTTGCCGGTGATGAACCGCAAGGCGTTCGAGCTGGCCCTCAAGACGGCCGTCGCCCTGGGGGCGAAGATCACGCCGTTCACGAAGTGGGACCGCAAGAACTACTACTATCCCGACCTCCCCAAGAACTATCAGATCAGCCAGTACGACCTGCCGTTCTCCACGGGCGGCTCGCTGGATATTCCCGTCCGCAAGGACGGCGGCGGAGGCGGGGTCTGCACGCTGACCCGCGTCCACCTGGAGGAGGACACCGGCAAGCTGACCCACGGCGTCGGCGAGTATTCCGAGGTCGACCTCAACCGCGCGGGGATCCCCCTGCTGGAAATCGTCAGCGAGCCCGAGATCCGCTCGGCCGCCGACGCCCGCGGCTGCCTGGAGGAGCTGCGGCTGACGCTCCGCTACCTGGGCGTCTCCGACTGCGAGATGCAGGAAGGGTCGCTGCGCTGCGACGCCAACGTCAACCTGCACATTCACAAGGACGGCAAGACGATCGCCACGCCGATCGTCGAGATCAAGAACCTCAACAGCTTCCGGGCCGTCGAGAAGGCCATCAACTACGAGGCCGATCGCCAGTACGCCAAGTGGCAGAAGGACGGCCTGACCATCAAGGACGCCCCCAAGGGGACCTGGGGCTGGGACGACGAGTTGGAGAAGACCAAGCCCCAGCGCGAGAAGGAAACGGCCGCCGACTACCGCTACTTCCCCGAGCCCGACCTCGTCCCCGTGGTCGTCGACGAGGCCTGGCTGGAGCGCGTCCGCGCCACGATCGGCGAGTTGCCCGCCGCTCGCCGCAAGCGGTATGAAGGCGATCACGGCCTGTCCGCCTACGACGCCAACGTCCTCGTCGAACAGGGCGACGACGTCGCCGCGTACTATGACGCCGTCGTCGCCGCCGGGGGCGAGTCCAAGCTGGCCAGCAACTGGATCCAGCAGGACGTCCTCCGCACGATCAAGGACCGCAAGATCGCCATCGCCGACTTCCCCGTCGGCCCGGAGGCCCTTGCTGACCTGATCGGCCGCGTGAAGCGGAGCGAGCTGAACACCAATCAGGGCCGCGAGGTCCTCGGCCGGATGATCGAGACCGGCGACGCGGCCGAGAAGGTCATCGAACTGGGCGGCTACAAGATGGTCTCGGACAACGACGCCATCGCCAAGGCCGTCGAGGCGGCCCTCGCCGCCAACCCCCAGGCCATCGAGGACCTCAAGGGGGGCAAGAAGAAGCCGGAAGCCGTCAAGGGCTTCCTCCGCGGCCAGGTGATGAAGCAGACCGGCGGCAAAGCCAACCCCGCGATCGTCGGCGAATTGCTCGAAGCCAAGCTCGCCGAGATCCTCGCCTGA